A window from Pseudomonas sp. Tri1 encodes these proteins:
- the trpA gene encoding tryptophan synthase subunit alpha: MNRIDSCFADLARRGEKALMPYLTVGYPALDSLPELVKAARNAGADVIELGVPFSDPVADGPVIQQTSHAAIANGMTMTLALKQIAGLPQDEQAPALVVMTYTNLLLNHGYERFAAQAAEAGISAVIVPDMPVEASGELRAALEAQGLYQILLMTPNLSDKRLRAIAEHAKGFIYLVSVLGTTGERDQLADIGPFVERVRRFTDLPLAVGFGIGTPEQARAMWQQAEGVIIGSALARRLDDPSEAATQAHHYLAAFKTGGRR, from the coding sequence ATGAACCGTATCGACAGCTGTTTCGCCGATCTCGCCCGGCGGGGCGAGAAGGCACTGATGCCTTACCTGACGGTCGGCTATCCGGCATTGGACAGCCTGCCGGAGCTGGTAAAGGCCGCACGCAATGCTGGTGCCGATGTCATCGAGCTGGGTGTGCCTTTCTCCGATCCGGTCGCCGATGGCCCGGTGATCCAACAGACCAGCCACGCAGCGATTGCCAATGGCATGACCATGACGTTGGCGTTGAAGCAGATCGCTGGACTCCCCCAGGACGAGCAGGCGCCCGCCCTGGTGGTCATGACCTACACAAACCTTCTGCTTAATCATGGCTACGAGCGGTTCGCCGCGCAGGCGGCTGAGGCGGGCATCAGTGCGGTGATTGTCCCGGACATGCCCGTCGAAGCCAGTGGTGAGTTACGCGCTGCCTTGGAGGCACAAGGGTTGTATCAGATCCTTCTGATGACGCCGAACCTCAGTGACAAGCGCCTGCGCGCGATTGCCGAACACGCCAAGGGGTTCATCTATCTGGTATCGGTGCTGGGCACGACCGGTGAACGCGACCAACTGGCCGACATCGGCCCGTTCGTGGAAAGGGTACGGCGATTTACTGACTTGCCTTTGGCTGTCGGTTTCGGCATCGGCACCCCCGAGCAGGCCAGGGCCATGTGGCAGCAGGCAGAGGGCGTGATCATTGGCAGCGCCTTGGCACGCCGGCTGGATGATCCAAGCGAAGCCGCTACGCAGGCCCATCACTATCTGGCGGCTTTCAAGACCGGGGGGCGGCGATGA
- a CDS encoding phosphoribosylanthranilate isomerase — protein sequence MNSWQQGTIKVCGVRTPEDIQACLQARVDLIGLVMVPGSKRELSLKQATILRDLIGDRARVVGVFMNQPYSQVYETTQALDLDLVQLHGQEQGRCWEQLGRPLIRRVMPSDYRRDRRASALPLVDAGAGHGIAHPWPAARYPEAMIAGGLTVNSVAALIEALEPAAVDVSSGVESSPGCKSPQAIDEFCRNARIAFGQVRRVQRSSNQ from the coding sequence ATGAATAGCTGGCAACAGGGAACGATCAAGGTGTGCGGGGTCCGGACTCCGGAGGATATCCAGGCATGCCTGCAGGCCCGTGTCGATCTGATCGGCCTGGTCATGGTGCCCGGTTCCAAGCGCGAACTGTCGCTCAAACAGGCAACGATCTTGCGCGATCTGATCGGTGACCGGGCCAGGGTCGTGGGCGTGTTCATGAATCAGCCGTACAGCCAGGTGTACGAAACCACCCAGGCCCTGGACCTGGATCTGGTGCAGTTGCATGGCCAGGAGCAGGGGCGTTGTTGGGAGCAACTGGGACGGCCTTTGATCCGTCGTGTGATGCCGTCGGATTACCGCCGCGATCGAAGGGCCTCGGCGCTGCCGCTGGTCGATGCCGGGGCAGGCCATGGGATTGCGCATCCTTGGCCGGCAGCGCGCTACCCGGAGGCGATGATCGCGGGCGGTTTGACGGTCAACAGCGTCGCCGCGTTGATCGAAGCGCTCGAGCCTGCGGCCGTGGATGTGTCCTCGGGGGTGGAGTCGTCGCCAGGTTGCAAGTCGCCCCAGGCTATTGACGAGTTCTGTCGAAATGCCCGGATCGCCTTCGGGCAAGTGCGACGCGTGCAACGCAGCAGCAATCAGTAA
- the trpD gene encoding anthranilate phosphoribosyltransferase has protein sequence MPQNVRGVVARYSQGEPVEAHQLQSAFRALMQGQLSDSLIAALLVALQVKGLDSQAIECVARVVREFLVPVRHSVAGPLVDLCGTGGDARATFNVSTTASFVVAAAGVRVAKHGNRSVSSTCGSADVLEALGLDLQLTPAQIATCLERVGIGFMFSPVHRPALPGLTRVRSELAIRTIFNVIGPLTNPAAASRQLLGVFSAELVPIMAQVLRALGSERALVVHGEDGLDEISLSGSTLVAELWDGDIRQYHLHPSDFGLKVCDLASLQVSSIEQARALCLEVLAGREGAPRDIVLLNSAAALYLGDKAGSIAQGLELATDILDSGQAMQTYETLLSFTRGLRN, from the coding sequence ATGCCGCAGAACGTGCGTGGAGTGGTTGCACGGTACAGCCAGGGGGAGCCGGTCGAGGCGCATCAGCTGCAAAGTGCCTTTCGAGCGTTGATGCAGGGGCAGTTGTCGGATTCGTTGATCGCTGCGTTGCTGGTGGCTTTACAAGTGAAAGGCCTCGATAGCCAGGCGATCGAGTGTGTTGCCCGTGTGGTGCGTGAATTTCTGGTCCCGGTCCGGCATTCGGTGGCGGGTCCGCTGGTGGACCTGTGTGGAACAGGAGGGGATGCGCGGGCCACGTTCAATGTATCGACCACCGCCAGCTTCGTGGTGGCCGCGGCGGGTGTGCGGGTGGCCAAGCATGGCAATCGCAGTGTCAGCTCGACCTGTGGCAGCGCCGATGTGCTGGAGGCGCTGGGCCTGGATTTGCAATTGACGCCCGCGCAGATCGCGACATGCCTGGAACGGGTGGGAATTGGCTTCATGTTCTCGCCAGTCCATCGACCGGCTCTGCCGGGCTTGACGCGGGTCCGCAGTGAGCTGGCCATCCGCACCATTTTCAATGTCATCGGCCCGCTGACCAACCCCGCCGCGGCGAGCAGGCAATTGCTGGGTGTGTTCAGTGCCGAGCTGGTGCCGATCATGGCGCAGGTACTCAGGGCACTGGGCAGCGAGCGGGCGCTGGTGGTCCACGGCGAGGATGGCTTGGACGAGATTTCCCTGTCCGGTAGCACGCTGGTCGCTGAGCTCTGGGATGGCGACATACGCCAGTACCACCTCCACCCCAGCGATTTCGGACTGAAAGTGTGCGATCTGGCGAGCCTGCAGGTCAGCAGCATCGAACAGGCCCGGGCGTTATGCCTGGAAGTGCTTGCGGGTCGGGAAGGTGCTCCACGCGACATTGTCCTGCTCAACAGTGCCGCGGCGCTCTACCTGGGCGACAAGGCCGGGAGTATCGCCCAGGGGCTGGAGCTGGCGACCGACATTCTGGACAGCGGACAGGCAATGCAAACCTACGAAACGTTGTTGTCATTTACCCGTGGATTGCGAAATTGA
- a CDS encoding nucleotide sugar dehydrogenase — MEQTFGTVAVVGLGYVGLPLAVEFGKRLPTIGFDICQHSIDQLRDAIDPAGELDEEQMQQANLLTYTSDPAALRGADIIIVAVPTPVDAANQPDLSPLIRASDTVGRHMKAGALVIYESTVYPGATEERCIPALQQASGLVWKEDFTVGYSPERINPGDRTHTLCDIVKVVSGDSPQSLQTVAALYELIVRPGVHRAPSIKVAEAAKVIENTQRDLNIALMNELSLIFSELKIDTRQVLEAANTKWNFLDFKPGLVGGHCIGVDPYYLTYKAESHGYHPQVILAGRRINDGMGKWIVEKTIKLLIAANRVVKGSTINVLGITFKENCADVRNSKVHDIIVELRAYGVNVHVHDPLADAATVMREYDCALSSWEQLPAGDAMIVAVPHEVYRRTSLQQMRTKLLPGACVIDVKAVLDRESYEAEGYHFWRL, encoded by the coding sequence ATGGAACAGACTTTTGGGACTGTCGCGGTGGTGGGGCTGGGCTATGTCGGGCTTCCTCTGGCGGTCGAATTCGGCAAGCGCTTGCCGACCATCGGCTTCGATATCTGCCAGCACAGCATCGATCAATTACGCGATGCTATAGATCCGGCCGGGGAGCTTGACGAGGAGCAGATGCAGCAGGCGAACTTGCTCACTTATACGAGCGATCCAGCGGCGCTGCGTGGCGCGGACATTATCATCGTCGCGGTCCCCACGCCTGTGGATGCGGCGAATCAACCGGACTTGTCACCCTTGATACGGGCCAGCGATACGGTTGGCCGGCATATGAAAGCCGGGGCATTGGTCATCTACGAGTCGACCGTCTACCCGGGTGCGACCGAGGAGCGCTGTATTCCCGCCTTGCAGCAGGCTTCGGGGCTGGTGTGGAAAGAGGACTTCACGGTCGGCTACTCGCCTGAACGCATCAATCCCGGGGACCGTACTCACACGCTTTGCGACATTGTCAAAGTCGTGTCCGGCGACAGTCCGCAGAGCTTGCAGACCGTGGCCGCGTTGTACGAGTTGATTGTCCGCCCAGGCGTGCACCGGGCTCCTTCGATCAAGGTGGCTGAAGCGGCCAAGGTTATCGAGAATACCCAGCGCGACCTGAACATCGCCCTGATGAATGAGTTGTCGCTGATCTTCTCGGAACTGAAGATCGACACCCGCCAGGTGCTGGAAGCGGCGAACACCAAGTGGAACTTCCTGGATTTCAAGCCGGGGCTGGTTGGCGGTCATTGCATTGGCGTCGATCCCTATTACCTCACCTACAAGGCCGAGTCCCATGGTTACCATCCCCAAGTGATCCTTGCCGGGCGGCGGATCAACGATGGCATGGGCAAGTGGATCGTCGAGAAAACCATCAAGCTGCTGATCGCCGCCAACCGTGTGGTGAAGGGCTCGACGATCAATGTGCTGGGGATCACGTTCAAGGAAAACTGCGCGGATGTACGCAATTCGAAGGTTCACGACATCATCGTCGAATTGCGAGCCTATGGCGTCAACGTCCATGTGCATGACCCACTGGCCGACGCAGCGACGGTCATGCGTGAGTACGACTGCGCATTGAGCAGTTGGGAGCAGTTGCCCGCAGGCGATGCGATGATCGTGGCTGTGCCGCATGAGGTCTATCGACGCACCTCACTGCAGCAAATGCGCACCAAGTTATTGCCCGGGGCCTGTGTGATCGATGTCAAGGCTGTCCTGGATCGAGAGTCCTACGAGGCTGAGGGTTATCATTTCTGGCGCCTGTAA
- a CDS encoding LuxR family transcriptional regulator, protein MDKLNSPVCDRTQAGRTAPLTAFMSLAKDANRCDWERLVNKVLRQLGFGSYLISLGPVARRDTDPLAGLITTFPKRWLEHYRGDGLIEIDPILRHCRRELVPFFWDSERRRARGRSRHFWQQREQHGLRSGLSIPLRYELLRGTLSVAFDDTQITEQEGFSNPAVYQLFMLIPYLLAGMRHQLQGPAQPRQDLTPKEMDCLYWASVGKTTWEISHILTCSERTIDFHLLNARRKLGSVSRQQAVSAAAACGLVMPAVVPPAYRRQK, encoded by the coding sequence ATGGACAAACTCAACTCCCCCGTCTGCGACCGGACCCAGGCCGGGCGAACCGCACCGCTGACCGCCTTCATGAGTCTGGCCAAAGATGCCAACCGTTGCGATTGGGAGCGCCTGGTCAACAAAGTTTTGCGCCAGCTCGGCTTCGGCAGCTACCTCATCAGCCTGGGACCGGTAGCACGCCGGGATACCGACCCCCTCGCCGGCCTGATCACCACCTTTCCCAAACGCTGGCTGGAACACTATCGCGGTGACGGGCTGATCGAGATCGACCCGATACTGCGGCACTGTCGACGCGAGCTGGTGCCTTTTTTCTGGGACAGCGAACGCAGGCGCGCCCGTGGACGCTCCCGGCACTTCTGGCAGCAACGCGAGCAACACGGCCTGCGCAGCGGCCTGAGCATCCCGCTGCGCTACGAACTGCTCAGAGGAACACTGAGCGTGGCTTTCGACGACACCCAGATCACCGAACAGGAAGGGTTTTCCAACCCCGCCGTCTACCAGTTGTTCATGCTCATCCCCTACCTGCTCGCCGGGATGCGCCATCAACTGCAGGGGCCCGCCCAACCCCGCCAGGACCTGACGCCCAAGGAAATGGACTGCCTGTATTGGGCCAGCGTCGGTAAGACCACCTGGGAAATCAGCCACATCCTGACCTGTTCCGAGCGCACCATCGACTTCCACCTGCTCAATGCCCGACGCAAACTCGGCTCAGTGAGTCGCCAGCAGGCCGTCAGTGCTGCGGCGGCCTGCGGGTTGGTCATGCCTGCGGTTGTCCCACCGGCTTACAGGCGCCAGAAATGA
- a CDS encoding aminodeoxychorismate/anthranilate synthase component II, translating into MKVFLIDAYDSFVFIISQYLEQLGLETRVERHDVPDLIQRIEAFSPDFCVLGPGPGHPADVGYIEVIRHFQGRLPLLGVCLGHQAIGLAFGAQVCRAPHVMHGKVSKIENDGKGVYDHTQARAIQATRYHSLMISDQQLPDCLEITSRSTDDGYVMGVRHQHLPVEGVQFHPESILTENGLELFRSFIRCHVHQ; encoded by the coding sequence GTGAAAGTCTTCCTGATCGACGCCTACGACAGCTTCGTCTTTATCATCAGCCAATACCTGGAACAACTGGGGTTGGAAACCCGCGTCGAACGTCACGACGTGCCCGACCTGATCCAGCGTATCGAAGCTTTCTCGCCGGATTTCTGTGTACTGGGCCCCGGCCCTGGGCATCCGGCCGACGTTGGCTACATCGAAGTGATCCGGCACTTTCAGGGGCGTTTGCCGCTGCTGGGCGTTTGCCTGGGTCATCAGGCCATCGGCCTGGCCTTCGGTGCCCAGGTTTGCCGGGCCCCGCACGTGATGCACGGCAAGGTGAGCAAGATCGAGAACGATGGCAAGGGTGTCTATGACCATACGCAAGCCCGCGCCATACAGGCTACCCGTTATCACTCGTTGATGATCAGCGACCAGCAGTTACCCGATTGCCTGGAGATTACCTCAAGGTCCACCGATGACGGCTATGTGATGGGCGTGCGGCATCAGCACCTACCGGTGGAGGGGGTGCAGTTTCACCCTGAAAGCATCCTGACTGAAAACGGCCTGGAACTGTTCCGCAGTTTCATCCGGTGTCACGTGCACCAGTGA
- a CDS encoding anthranilate synthase component I family protein, translating into MNKHLIDVNVLRREERRSTDALGIYANALEQLGRESVFILESLSGPSRDRKATIIGLEPLFEVCIDEGQAQLRGCPALCEHLSACLREADVQIDHAYKIHLPDSEAAWNLLRAIQATFQPAPNAPSSLAFFGYFSYDCVRLIERLPDLAEQTYDYPLIALSVYQTLVYFHSNGIVETLINNHPLWAPRTVEDYPFLTTPVAGEAAELPPYPETFEEARTVTPEQFFERVEVAMEHIRAGDVYQIQLGHEIRIRSQVSPFDVYQNLRLRNPSPYMYLAHVGGIDLIGASPELFVRIKDDLIEMRPIAGTVGKKPGVDPTQLVLELTRSEKERAEHLMLIDLCRNDIGRVCQAGSLEVDEFMLVEEYSHLYHMVSNVRGLLRPGLDAYDVIKASFPAGTMSGAPKVRAMELIEGMESNRRGIYAGALGLVGFDGSVNTALCIRSTVFDEGTYHLRASAGVVADSVPELEWKETLYKMGSVYRAVTGKEIAL; encoded by the coding sequence ATGAATAAACATTTAATTGACGTCAATGTTCTTCGCCGCGAAGAACGTCGATCTACAGATGCACTTGGCATATATGCAAATGCCTTGGAACAACTGGGTCGCGAGTCTGTCTTCATTCTTGAATCACTGTCCGGTCCAAGCCGTGATCGCAAGGCGACAATCATTGGGCTCGAGCCCCTTTTCGAAGTGTGTATCGATGAGGGCCAGGCACAGCTGCGCGGCTGTCCTGCGCTTTGTGAACATTTGTCCGCCTGCCTGCGCGAAGCAGACGTGCAGATAGACCACGCGTACAAGATCCATCTGCCGGACAGCGAGGCCGCATGGAACCTGCTCCGGGCGATCCAGGCTACGTTCCAGCCCGCGCCCAATGCCCCTTCCAGCCTGGCGTTCTTCGGTTATTTCTCCTACGACTGCGTGCGCCTGATCGAGCGGCTTCCCGATCTGGCCGAACAGACCTACGACTATCCGCTCATCGCTCTGTCGGTCTATCAGACACTGGTTTATTTCCACAGCAACGGCATTGTCGAGACCCTGATCAACAACCACCCGCTATGGGCACCCCGGACGGTGGAGGATTACCCCTTCCTGACCACGCCTGTGGCGGGCGAGGCAGCGGAGCTGCCACCGTATCCTGAGACATTCGAGGAAGCCCGCACGGTCACTCCGGAACAATTTTTCGAACGTGTCGAAGTGGCCATGGAGCACATCCGCGCTGGCGACGTCTATCAGATCCAGCTTGGCCATGAGATTCGGATTCGCTCGCAGGTTTCGCCATTCGATGTGTACCAGAACCTGCGTCTTCGCAACCCCTCTCCTTACATGTACCTGGCCCATGTGGGCGGTATCGACCTGATCGGGGCCAGTCCTGAGCTATTCGTCAGGATCAAGGACGACTTGATAGAGATGCGCCCGATTGCCGGCACCGTCGGCAAGAAACCTGGCGTCGATCCGACTCAGCTGGTCCTGGAGCTGACCCGTTCAGAGAAAGAACGCGCCGAGCACCTGATGCTCATCGATCTGTGTCGCAATGATATCGGTCGCGTCTGCCAGGCCGGCTCGCTGGAAGTCGACGAGTTCATGCTGGTGGAGGAGTACTCGCACCTCTATCACATGGTGTCGAACGTTCGCGGCCTGCTGCGCCCAGGCCTGGATGCCTACGACGTGATCAAGGCTTCGTTCCCCGCCGGGACCATGTCCGGCGCACCCAAGGTCAGGGCAATGGAGTTGATCGAGGGGATGGAGAGCAATCGCCGGGGTATCTACGCCGGCGCCCTGGGCCTGGTGGGTTTCGATGGCAGCGTCAATACCGCCCTGTGCATTCGCTCGACGGTCTTCGACGAGGGTACCTACCACTTGCGCGCATCCGCCGGGGTGGTCGCCGATTCCGTTCCCGAGCTGGAGTGGAAAGAGACGTTGTACAAGATGGGTTCTGTATACCGGGCAGTGACCGGCAAGGAGATCGCACTGTGA
- a CDS encoding phenylacetate--CoA ligase family protein, whose translation MKEHLDTFKKRYDPIHHAYWTDVLSDTALAAWHQEQLREVIGHVKRSSPFYARHLAQVDERSLTLDDLVTLPFTTKDDLREAGFDILSGPLEDSIFYYETTGTTGPATPCPRDRKESYASNRQLAMAYQAVIEKHFPGEKTVVGIMGPTEVHSFGDTLGDVCTQLDVCNAKIWPHSPVIGWPKALQLLKDLRIGVLASAPGLLLAMAKEAERQGFNPREDFALRAFMMSGELCTPALKNNLYSLWGAQAYNSLYGSQEAMIIAACNANDQLVPHRLNYIIEVLDPKTGESLGGTGDGELCVTMLIPGSKPLIRYRTGDLVSIQSRPGYPQSMRQTVKVVGRVKDAVQLNDRAFSAAQIEQALLEGVEQCLGYQIVLSRANERDTVIAKLEMSRFFDGDRARLVLLIKERLRERLGVEATVMVVGDLAEHVNLGSWFSWKEARIVDQREGQ comes from the coding sequence ATGAAAGAGCATTTAGACACATTCAAGAAGCGGTACGATCCGATTCATCATGCCTATTGGACCGATGTCCTGAGCGACACCGCGCTGGCTGCATGGCACCAAGAACAGTTGCGGGAAGTGATCGGCCACGTGAAGCGTTCTTCGCCGTTCTATGCCAGGCACCTCGCCCAGGTCGACGAGCGTTCGCTGACCTTGGATGACCTCGTCACCTTGCCATTCACGACCAAGGATGACTTGCGCGAAGCCGGGTTCGATATTCTGTCCGGCCCGTTGGAAGACAGCATCTTCTATTACGAGACCACAGGCACCACTGGGCCTGCCACGCCATGCCCGCGGGACCGCAAGGAAAGCTACGCGAGCAATCGTCAACTGGCGATGGCCTATCAGGCGGTGATCGAAAAGCACTTTCCAGGTGAGAAGACCGTAGTCGGCATCATGGGGCCCACCGAGGTCCACTCCTTCGGCGACACCCTGGGCGATGTCTGCACTCAGCTCGACGTGTGCAATGCCAAGATTTGGCCGCACTCGCCGGTGATCGGCTGGCCCAAGGCGCTGCAACTGCTCAAGGACCTGCGGATCGGGGTACTCGCTTCCGCACCGGGGCTGTTGCTGGCCATGGCCAAGGAAGCCGAGCGCCAGGGCTTCAACCCGCGCGAGGACTTCGCCCTGCGAGCTTTCATGATGAGTGGAGAGCTGTGCACTCCGGCGTTGAAGAACAACCTCTACAGCCTGTGGGGTGCGCAAGCCTACAACAGTCTGTATGGCTCCCAGGAAGCGATGATCATCGCGGCGTGCAACGCCAACGACCAACTGGTACCTCATCGTCTCAACTACATCATCGAAGTGCTTGATCCCAAAACCGGCGAGAGCCTGGGCGGTACCGGCGATGGTGAGTTGTGCGTAACCATGCTGATTCCCGGTAGCAAGCCGTTGATCCGCTACCGCACGGGCGACCTGGTCTCGATCCAGTCGCGTCCGGGCTATCCCCAATCGATGCGCCAGACCGTCAAGGTCGTCGGTCGAGTGAAGGATGCCGTGCAACTGAACGATCGTGCTTTTTCGGCCGCGCAGATCGAGCAGGCGCTGCTTGAAGGCGTGGAACAGTGCCTTGGCTATCAGATCGTCCTCAGCCGCGCCAATGAGCGCGATACCGTCATCGCCAAGCTGGAGATGTCGCGCTTCTTCGATGGCGATCGCGCACGCCTGGTGCTGCTGATCAAGGAGCGCCTGCGCGAACGGCTGGGCGTCGAAGCCACGGTCATGGTGGTGGGCGATCTTGCCGAACACGTGAACCTTGGCAGTTGGTTCAGCTGGAAAGAAGCCCGCATCGTCGATCAACGCGAAGGCCAGTGA
- a CDS encoding acetyltransferase, with the protein MSLSVRVIDSASDLFESVRQLRSRYLGTNPAKEDDFDRREQLRDAMSYHLVYLDNDEVVGTLRVTPLGHGLSFVERAVNVHAYFQQSTDAFDANRLVLDERYRGGRHLRMFLLQAAIWLKANTHLRFISALCRGQLAALYVGLGGRVLEEDVTWTGEQVERRYSLVYLELESVYHNVKGAN; encoded by the coding sequence ATGAGCTTGTCTGTTCGCGTGATCGACAGCGCCAGTGATCTGTTCGAGTCCGTCAGGCAACTGCGCAGTCGCTACCTGGGGACCAACCCGGCGAAGGAGGATGACTTCGATCGAAGGGAGCAGCTGCGCGACGCCATGTCCTACCACCTGGTTTATCTGGACAACGACGAAGTGGTTGGGACGCTGCGCGTCACACCGCTGGGCCATGGCCTGAGTTTCGTCGAGCGGGCCGTCAATGTGCACGCCTATTTCCAGCAGTCGACGGACGCCTTCGATGCCAATCGGCTGGTGCTGGACGAGCGCTACCGCGGCGGGCGGCACCTGCGCATGTTTCTCCTGCAGGCGGCGATCTGGCTGAAAGCCAACACCCACCTGCGATTCATCTCGGCACTGTGTCGCGGCCAACTGGCTGCGCTGTATGTCGGCCTGGGCGGGCGCGTGCTGGAGGAAGACGTGACCTGGACCGGGGAACAGGTCGAGCGGCGCTACAGCCTCGTGTACCTGGAACTCGAAAGTGTTTACCACAATGTTAAAGGAGCCAATTGA
- a CDS encoding iron-containing redox enzyme family protein, whose product MQAFFKELDAIVDAGWAQIKRGAYWKFSLDNPTPPALYQQLMLQVYHYTRYNSVNQAACAYSADPEETTLLRFVYKHALEELGHERMVLRDLESVGLLPQDMPAPLAPTQALIAFLNDVAIRKGPIARLGYSYWAEDVYEHIQPILDRFRTDLGLKDEQMTFFVAHSTIDEKHAEEVRTAMQRAVKTEQDRRQIKEVARVTLWLTGQLMEEALRAYLAGEEGLREAS is encoded by the coding sequence ATGCAAGCATTCTTCAAGGAACTCGACGCTATCGTCGATGCGGGCTGGGCCCAGATCAAGCGGGGCGCCTACTGGAAATTCAGTCTGGACAACCCTACACCGCCAGCCCTCTACCAGCAGCTCATGTTGCAGGTGTACCACTACACCCGCTACAACTCGGTCAACCAGGCGGCTTGCGCCTACAGTGCCGACCCGGAAGAAACGACGTTGCTGCGCTTCGTCTACAAGCACGCCCTGGAAGAGCTGGGCCACGAGCGCATGGTGCTGCGCGACCTCGAGTCGGTCGGGCTGCTGCCGCAGGACATGCCGGCACCCCTGGCGCCAACCCAGGCGCTGATCGCCTTTCTCAATGATGTGGCTATCCGCAAGGGGCCGATCGCACGGCTGGGCTACAGCTATTGGGCCGAAGACGTCTACGAGCACATCCAGCCGATCCTGGACCGGTTCCGCACTGACCTGGGCTTGAAGGACGAACAGATGACGTTCTTCGTCGCCCATTCGACCATCGATGAGAAGCACGCCGAAGAAGTGCGCACGGCCATGCAGCGTGCGGTGAAGACCGAGCAAGATCGTCGCCAGATCAAGGAAGTGGCACGCGTCACGTTGTGGCTGACCGGGCAGTTGATGGAGGAAGCGTTGCGAGCCTATCTGGCTGGCGAAGAAGGGCTGCGAGAGGCCTCCTGA
- a CDS encoding flavodoxin family protein: protein MNLTIIVGSSRPCGVSARVVALVRRHLGEEVEVDAIWLKDYRIDYCDADNACSDQDCELQDDVGQLVARLDRADAVLYLPVMHAYGTNSRFQAFLERVGYGFLRPRQRPLRDKLAAIAVVGRRYGHTAVFSQVALNVLLNKMILVGSGFPPCFQTQLAHDPEAEQALCETLDRLCEHYRRLHPTEVATSKPERILRPIQFQKG from the coding sequence ATGAATCTGACCATCATTGTTGGCTCTAGCCGACCTTGTGGTGTCAGTGCACGGGTGGTGGCGCTGGTGCGCCGCCACTTGGGCGAGGAGGTCGAGGTCGATGCCATCTGGCTCAAGGACTACCGGATCGATTATTGCGATGCCGACAACGCCTGCTCAGACCAGGACTGCGAGTTGCAGGACGACGTCGGGCAGTTGGTGGCGCGGCTGGATCGCGCCGATGCGGTGCTCTATCTCCCCGTCATGCACGCCTACGGCACCAACAGTCGTTTCCAGGCGTTTCTGGAGCGAGTCGGCTATGGCTTCCTGCGTCCACGCCAACGTCCCCTGCGCGACAAGCTCGCGGCGATTGCGGTGGTCGGTCGGCGCTATGGGCACACGGCTGTTTTCTCCCAGGTCGCGCTGAACGTACTGCTCAACAAGATGATTCTCGTCGGCTCGGGATTCCCGCCGTGCTTCCAGACACAGCTGGCCCACGATCCAGAAGCGGAACAGGCCTTGTGCGAGACGCTGGACCGGCTCTGTGAGCACTACCGTCGACTTCATCCAACGGAGGTTGCCACAAGCAAGCCGGAAAGAATCCTGCGGCCCATTCAATTTCAGAAGGGATAA